In Deinococcus maricopensis DSM 21211, the sequence GGGGAAACGGAAGTGCACGAACGCGAGCGCGGCGAGCAGCGCGAGGGCGGTCTTGCCGACGGTGACGCTCACGGCGACGATCAGGCTGTTGAGCAGGTACCGGCCGAGGTGCGCGCCGTTCCAGACGCTCCCGAGGTTCTCCAGGAAGGCGGTGCCGGGCCGCAGGCTGGGGCTGAGGACGGCGTTGGATTCCTGCGTGGCCTTCACGAGCGCGAACAGCAGGGGCGCACCAACCAGCAGCACCGCCACGATCAGGGTGAGGTGGATCAGCCACGCGTTCGGGACGCGGCGGCTGGGCGTGTCAGGCGCCATAGTGCACCCGCCGTTCCCCGAAGCGGAACTGCAGCCACGTGAGGCCGCCCACGAGCGCGAGGAGCAGCACGGCCTGCGCGGCGGCGGCGCCCGCGCGGAAGTTCACGAAGCCGTCCTGGTACAGCTGGTACACCAGGAACGTCGTGACGCCCGCGTGCCCGGCGTAGGGGCCGCCGCGCGTGAGGATGTCGGTGAGGGCGAACGCGTCGAACAGTGCGGCGACGATGTTCGTGAACACCAGGAAGAACGTGACGGGCGTCAGCAGCGGGAACACGACGCGCCAGAACACCTGGGTGGGGGTGGCGCCGTCGATTTCGGCCGCTTCGAGGACGTCGCGGGGGAGGTTCTGGATGCTGGCGAGGTAGAAGACGACGTTGTACGCGAGGCCCTTCCAGATGGCGGCGAGCGTGACGAGGCCGAACGCGAGGAGGGGTGTGTCGAGCCAGCGGGGGCGGACGCCGACGAGCGCGCCGAGCAGCTGGTTCACGACGCCGATTTCGGGGTTGAACAGGAACAGCCACAGTGTCCCCGCGATGGCGGGACTCAGGGCGTACGGGTAGATGAGCAGCAGGCGGTACACGCCCGCGCCGCGGATGGGGCGGCTGGCGAGCCACGCGAGGCCCAGCGCGAGCAGCAGCCCGAGCGTGACGGTGAGCGCCGTGAAGATCAGCGTCTGCAGGGCGACCTGCTGGTACGTGGGGCTGAGCAGCAGCTCCGTGAAGTTCGCGAGGCCCACGAACCGTTCCGTGCCGAGAATGACGTTCGCGCGGTACGCGGCGAGCCGCAGGGTCTGCAGGGCGGGCAGGTAGATGAACACGCCCAGCACCAGCAGGCTGGGCAGCAGGAACAGCCACGGGAGCGCCGCGCCGCGGAACACGGCGCGTTCCTCGTGGGGCAGGGCGGCGCGGGCGCGTTTCGGGCGGCGCGCGGGCCGCGGCGCGCGTCGGCGTTTCAGGGTGAGCACACGTGACCTCCGGGGGGTTCGGCGCGCGGCCCGCCCCGGGGTGGGGCGGGCCGCGGCGCGGAGCGGGGTTTACTTGAAGTTCGCGTTGTACTCGGCGAGGGCGGCGTCTGCGCGCGCCTTGGTGTCCTGCAGGGCCGCGTCGACGCTCTGGCCGCCGAGGACCTTCTGAAGGCCTTCCTCGATGATCTTGCGCGTCTGGATGGCCGCGCCGTTCAGGCCGCCGGCGGTGGCGGCGTTCGTTACGGTTTTGGTGAGCTGGTTGAACGCGACAGTCTGCAGAGGCGTCTGCGTGAACCAGCCCTGCTTGCGGAGCGTGTCGATGCTGCTCTGACGCACGGGGTAGTAGCCGGTGAGTTTATGCCAGTCGGCCATGTTGCGGGTGTTGGTCATGTACAGCGCGAAGTCCAGCGCGCCTTCCGCCTGGGGTTTGCTGATGCCTTTGGAAATCCACAGGCTGGCGCCGCCGATGACCACGCCGTTGCGTTTCGCGCCGTCGGGGATGGGGAGCACGCCGACGCCCATCGTGAAGCCGCTCTTGCGGGCGGCGTCGCGGATGTTGCCGATGTCGGCGGTGCTGGTGATGTGGAACACGGCCTTCTGGTTCGTGAAGATGGCGTCGCTGCCGTCCCAGTCCTCGAGTTTGCCGGTGTACGTGTAGTACTTGTTGGTCTGCAGCGTCTTGAAGAAGGTGAAGATGTTGCGGGCGGCGGCGCTGTCGAGGTTGGTGGTGGTGGCGCGGCCCTGGCGGCCGTTGCCGTTGTTGAGGAGCACGGCGCCCTGCTGCGCCATCCACTGCTCCACGAACCAGCCGTTGAGGCTCATGCCGAAGCAGCTGGCGTCGAGTTTCGCCGCCTGGATTTTCTGGCAGGCTTTGAGCAGCGCGCCGAAGGTGGTGGGCGGCGTTTTGGGGTTCAGGCCGGCTTTGCGCATCAGGTCCTGGTTGTAGTACAGGACGGGGCTGCTGGAGTTGAATGGCAGGCTGTTTACCTTCCCGCCGATGGTGTAGTAGTTCAGGACGGGTTTGATGTAGTCGCCGAAGTCGACATTCTTGACGCTGCTGATCGGCTGGAACGCGCCGCTGTCGAGGGCGAGCTGGCTGCCGACCTCGAAGATCTGCACGAGCGCGGGCGCCTTGCCCTGGCGCGCGGCGAGGATGGTGGCCTGCAAGCTGTCGTTGTAGCTGCCTTTGTAGCTGGGGACGACGCGCACGCCCGGGTGGGCTTTGTTGTACTCGTCCGCGCGGGCCTGAATCCAGCCGCTGCGTTTCGCGTCGCCGAAGGAGTGCCAGAATTCGACGGTGGTCTGGGCGGCGGCGGTGCCCGTCAGGGCCAGCAGGAGCATCAGTCGTTTCATGAGTGCCACCGTAGGCGCCCGGCGTCAGGCGTTCGTCAACCGTTCATGCGTGGGGGTGGATGCGCCGCATTGCAGCACGTCCGGGTGGTCGCCGATGAGGGCGTGCACGCCGAGTGCGCGCAGCCGCTGCACTTCGGCGGCGTCGTTCACGGTCCAGACGTTGACGTGCCAGCCGTGCGCGGCGGCCAGGGCCATCAGGGGCGCGTCCACCAGCGAGTAGTGCGGGTGGACGGCGCGGGCGTCCAGGCGGCGCATGACGGCCGGCACGAGGTCGTGCGCGCCCAGGCGGTAGCGGCGGTGCATCAGGAAGCCGCGTTCGATGTCCGGGGCGTGCGCCCGCGCGAGGGCCAGCGCGCGCGGACTGAAGCTGCTCACGATGACCTGCCCGGTCAGGCCGTACGCGCGGATGGCGTCGAGGGTCCGCACGGTCCGGTCGTCCGGGAGGTCGCCGTCCACCTTCACTTCGACGTTCACGAACGCGCCGCTGGACGCCGCCCAGGCGAGCGCGGCGTCCAGGGTCGGGACGTGTGCCGGGAGCGTCCGCGCGCCGAGGGTCTGCAGGTCCCGACCGTCGAGCAGGTGCGGGTCGTGGTGGATCACGAGGGTGCCGTCCCCGAGGCGGCGCACATCGAGTTCCACGCCGTCCAGGCCAGCATGCAGGGCAGCGCGGAAGCCGTCAAGGGTGTTTTCGGGGTGCAGGTGCGGCGTGCCGCGGTGGCCGAGCAGCAGGGGCGTCATGCGCGCAGCGTACCGGGCGCGCGTCAGGCGCGCGCCTGCCGTGGTCACGGCGGCCCGCTAGGAATTGCGGCGGGTTCGCGGCATGCTGGGCGGGATGACCAGACCGGATGACCGACCCACGCCTACGCTCCCGCGGTACCTGCAGGTGCAGCAGATGCTGCAGGACATCATCGAGGGGGCGGAGTACGCGCCGGGCGACAAGGTCCCGTCGGAGCGGGAACTGGCCGAGCAGCTGGGCGTGAGCCGCATGACGGTCCGCAAGGCGATGGACAACCTCGTGCGCATGGGGTGGCTGGAGCGTGACAGCACGGCGGGCACACGTGTGAGTGCGCCGCGCGTGAACCGGGTGCTGAATGACCCGCAGCTGCACAGCATCACGCAGATGGTCGCGGCGACGGGCGGGCAGGCGGGGGGGCGGCTGCTGGAGTTTCAGGTGGCGCCGGCGTCCAGCAAGGTGAGTGAGGTGCTGCGGGTGCCGCTGGGCAGCCCGGTGGTGGTGCTGCGGCGCTTGCGGCTGGTGAACGACGTGCCGTTCTGCCTGGAGACGAGTCATCTGCCGGCGGAGCGGGTGCCGGGCCTGGCGGCGGAGGACCTAGCGGGGAACCAGTCGCTCTACGGCGTGTTGCACGCGCGGTACGGCATTGATGCGGGGGAGGGGGAGAGCACGATCAGCGTGTCGAGTGCCACGGCGGCCGAGGCGGGCGTGCTGGGACTGGCGCAGGGGGAGGCGGTGCTGCTGTACCGGACGGTGGTGCGTGACCGGGCGGGGGCGCCGTTTGAGTACCTGAAGTCCGTGAATCACCCGCGGCTGGTGGCGTTCCGCGTGCGTTCGCTGGGGTGACGCTTGACTTTTCGGGGGCGCGCGCGCACTGTTGGTATATACCAAGAACCAGTGAGGTCAATATGTCCAGTTCCACCCAAGCGGTCGTGAAAGCGGCCCCCGTCAACCACGACCGCATCATCGAAGGCCTCCACGGCGCCCTCCAGGCCAAAACCCTCGCCGCGCAACTCGGCCAGGAACTCGCCCAGCAGGTCGACCGCATCTACTTCATCGGCTGCGGCGCCCCCAACCGCGTCATGCTCACCCTCGAATACTGGATGGACCACGCCCACACCAGCTTCCAGGTCAAGCGGTACTTCCCGGCCGAGTTCATGACGCTCGAACCGCACCTCGACGAACGCACCCTCGTGATCCTCGGCTCCAAATCCGGCACCACGCAAGAAACCGTCGAGGCTGCCCGCTACCTCCAGAACAAACCCTGCCTCACCGTCGCCGTCACCAGCACGGAACACGCCCCCCTCGCGCAGGCCGCGCAGCGCACCCTGCTCATGGGAGACACCGAGCAGGCCCACACCGGCATGTTCATCGTCCTGCAGGCCCTCGTGGGCGGCCTCATGCACGCCCGCGACGGCTGGCCGCACCTCCAGAACCTCCTGACCTCCCTCGACGCCCTGCCCGAAGTGCTCGTCGAATCCGCCCAGCTCAACGACGAACGCGGCCGCCAGGACGCCGACACCTACCAGCACGACAAGGTCCTGTACCACATCGCGTCTGGCCCGGTGTTCGCCACCGCCTACGTCTTCGGCGTATGCATGCTCATGGAGATGCAATGGATGCACAGCATCCCCATCGAGGCCGCCGAGTGGTTCCACGGGCCCTTCGAGATTCTCGACGCCACCACCCCCGTCATGCTGCTGCTCGGCGAAGACCCCAGCCGCCCCCTCATGGAACGCGCCGTCACCTTCTGCCGCAAGTACACCGACCGGCTCATGATCTACGACGCCAGAGACTACCCCATGACCGGCATCCACCCGGACATCCGCCCCATCGTCGCGCCGTTCGTCCTGCAGGCCGCGCTGAACCGCTTCGCGGAGCACCTCTCCGAACGCCACAACCACCACCTCGACACGCGCCGCTACATGTGGGTCACCGAGTACTGACGTGCGCCGCCTCCTCGGACTCGGCGACAACACCGTCGACCTCTACCTCGCCAGCAACACCATGTACCCCGGCGGGAACGCCGTCAACGTCGCCGTCCTCACGGCCCGCCTCGGCCACGACGCCAGCTACCTCGGCACGGTCGGCGACGACCCCGCCGGTCACCTGCTCCTGAACGCCCTACGCGCCGAACGCGTCGACACCACCCGCACCCGCCAGGTGCCCGGCACCACCTCCTGGTCGCGCGTCCTCCACCAGGGCAACGACCGCCACTTCGACGGCAGTGACGCCGGCGTGTCCACGCAGTGGACCTTCACCGACGAGGACGACGCGTTCATCGCCGAGCACCGCATGGTGCACAGCAGCATCTACAGCGGCCTCGACGCGCACCTCCCCCGCATCCGCGCGCACGCCCCGCTGCTGAGCTTCGACTTCTCGTCCGAATGGACGGACGACGCCCTGCAGCGCACCGCCCCCCACCTCGACGTGGCGTTCCTGTCGGCCGCGCACCAACCGCACGCCGCGTGCGTGGACCTGGGCCGGCACCTCGTCCGCCTCGGCCCCGCCGTCGTCGTGCTCACGCGCGGCGACCAGGGCGCCCTCGCCGTCACCCACGACAGCGTCCACGACGTCGGCGTCCTCCCCGCCGACATCGTCGACACCCTCGGCGCCGGCGACGCGTTCATCACCGGCTTCCTGAACAGCTGGTACGACGAGCGCGACGTCCCCCTCGCGCTCCACGACGCCGCCACGCAGGCCGCCCGCAACTGCGCCACCCTCGGCGCCTTCGGGCACGGCACGCCCATCCCCCCCGCCTGACCCGCCCCCTGGAGGACCTATGAACGGAACGCCGCTCCGCCGCTGGACCCTGCTGCTGACCCTCGTCGTCACCGGAAGTCTCCACGCGCACGCGAACACCCTCGCCGACATCAAGCGGACCGGCGTGCTCCGCCTCGCCACCGAAGGCAACTACACGCCCTTCAACTACTACAAAGGCAAAACCCTCACCGGCTTCGAGGTGGAACTCGGCAACGCCATCGCCAAACAACTCGGCGTGAAGGCGCAGTGGACCACCAACGTCTTCGAGAGCCTCCTGATCGGCCTGCAGCAGAACAAGTACGACCTCGTCATCGCCAGCCACGGCATCACCCCGGAACGCCAGGCGGCCGTGGACTTCAGCGCCCCGCACTACTGCAGTGGCGGCATCCTCGTCAGCAAACCCGGCGGGCCGCGCACCGTCGCCGACCTGAAAGGCAAGATCGTCACGATGGGCGTGAACACGTCCTACCTGCAGTACGTTCAGCGGCTTCCCGGCATCCGCGCCGTCAAGACCTTCCCCACCACCAACGACCAGCTCAACGCCGTCCTGGCGGGCCGCGCGGACACCATGGTCCTCGACCGTTTCAACGCCATCGACGCGAGCAAGGCCCTGCCCGGCAAGCTCCAGCTCGGCGACGTCATCTTCCCGGAACGCATCGGCATGGCCATGAGCAAGCGCAACACCCAGCTGGTGTCCGCCGTGAACGCCGCGCTCGCAGCCGTCATGCGCGACGGCACGTACGCGAAGCTCAGCACCGCATACTTCGGGCAGGACGTCCGCTGCAAATAACCCCCACTGCACGCGAGTGAAGCGCGGCGGCCCCGGCATGAAGGTTCTCCTTCGTGCCGGGGCCGCCGCACTGTTCCGCGTTCCCGCAGCCGCAGGGCAGGCGCTATGACCTCAGGTCAGGCGCCGCAGCCATTCCGCGAGCAGGGCCTGCTCGGCGCGGCTGAAGGCTTCCGGCAGGTCCGGCAGGAGCGCCAGCAGGGCAATGGCGTGCGTGGTCGCCTGCTGCCGAGCGGAGCGGGCCGCTGAGGGGGCCGCGCTCGCTCCGGGGGTCAGCAGGGCGTCCAGGACCGCGTCGCGCATCAGCGTGGCGAGCTGCGGGTCGTGCTCGGGCGTGCGCAGCAGGTGGAGGGTGATGCCCATGCAGGCCGCGTGGATGATGGCGGCGGCGCGGTCCACGCTGACGGTGAGCCGTCCGGTTTCCGCGACGCGTTGCAGCAGGGCGTGCAGCATGGCGGCGGCGCGCGTGGCGGCCGGGGAGGCGGCGCTGTGGTGCGGCGCGCCGTACATGAGGGTGTACAGGTGCGGGTGCGTGAGGCCGAACTCGACGTGCAGGTTCCAGCCGTGGCGGAGGTCCTCGACCGGGTCGTGGCGGGGGGGCTGCGCGGTCTTGAGGGCGAGGTAGGTGTCGAAGCCGGTGCTGGCGACGGCGTTCAGGAGGCCCTGCATGTCACCGAACTGGCGGTAGATGGTGGGCGCCTGGACGGCGGCGGCGGCGCTGATGGCGCGAGTCGAGACGGCGTCCACGCCGCCGCGCTCGAGGAGCGTCAGGGCGGCGTGCAGGATGCGGTCCCGGGGGGAAGGGGGGCAACCGGCGTCATATAGCAATGATAACACTCGCACGTTACCGGGTTGACATATCACTGATTACGGACTTAAGTTATCGGTGTAAACACCGTCAACCACCCCCTCGCCCAAGGAGCACCCCATGACCACCCCCGCACAGCACGCCGGCACCTTCACCCTCGGCAACCGCACCGTCCACCGCCTCGGCTACGGCGCCATGCAACTCGCCGGCCCCGGCGTATTCGGCCCGCCCCGCGACCCCGACGCCGCCCGCGCCGTCCTGCGCGAAGCGCTCACCCTCGGCATCAACCACATCGACACCAGTGACTACTACGGCCCCTACGTCACCAACCAGCTCATCTACGACACCCTCCACCCATACCCGGACGACCTGCTGATCGTCACCAAGGTCGGCGCGCGCCGCTCCGACACCGGCGCCTGGCTGCCCGCCATGGCCCCCCACGAACTCGAAAGCGCCGTGCACGACAACCTCCGCCGACTCGGCCTCGACGCCCTCGACGTCGTCAACCTGCGCCTCATGGGCGACGGCCACGGCCCCACCGACGCCTCCCTCGCCGAACCGCTCACCACCCTCGTCCACCTCAAAGCGCAGGGCCTGATTCGCCACATCGGCCTCAGCAACATCACGCCCACGCAACTCGCCGAAGCGCAAAGCCTCACCGACATCGTCTGCGTGCAGAACATGTATAACCTCGCGCACCGCGACGACGACGCCTTCATCGACGACCTCGCCCGCCAGGGCATCGCGTACGTCCCGTTCTTCCCGCTCGGCGGCTTCAACCCGCTGCAATCCGCCGCCCTCCAGAACGTCGCCGCGTCCCTGAACGCCACCCCTATGCAGGTCGCGCTCGCGTGGCTGCTGCAACGCGCCCCGAACATCCTCCTGATTCCCGGCACGTCCTCCGTCCACCACCTGCGCGAGAACGTCGCCGCCGCCCACCTCACCCTGCCCGGCACGGCCCTCGCCGCCCTCGACGACCTCGGCGCACCCCACCAGACGCACGCCTGAACGACCACCCCACCAGCCGCCCAAGACGCACCCCTCAGGAGGGACCCGCATGCTCCTCATCACTGGCGCCACCGGCCAGCTCGGCACCGCCGTCATCCAGCAGCTGCTCCGCCGGACCCCCGCCCACCACATCGCCGCCCTCGTCCGCGACGAACGCAAAGCCGCCCCCCTGAGCGCCGCCGGCGTGCACGTCCGCGTCGGCCACTACGACGACCCCGGCACCCTCGACGCGGCCATGCCGGGCGTCAGCACCGTCCTCCTGATCGCCGGCACCGACGAGCAACGCCGCGTCCAACAGCACCGCAACGTCATCGAAGCGGCGCGCCGCGCTGGCGTGCAGTGCCTCGCGTACACCAGCCGCGACCTGCGCGACCCCGCCACGCTCACGAACACCCTGATGCTCGGCCACGTCCAGACCGAGGACCTCATCCGCGCGAGCGGCCTGAACCACCTCATCTTCCGCAACATCCTGTACCTCGACGCCGTCCTGAACTTCGTCGGCCCGGACGTCCTCGACGCAGGCATTCAGCTGCCCACCGGCGACGGCCGCGTCGCCTTCGCGCTGCGCAGCGAACTCGGCGAAGCCATCGCCAACGCCCTGCTCGACGAACCACGCGGCCACACCACCTACCACCTCACCGGCAGCGCCGCGTACTCCTTCGCGGACGTGGCCGCTGCACTGAGTGACCTCTCGGGCCGCCCCGTCAAGTACACACCCCTCACGACCGCCGCCTTCGCGGAGCGCCTGCACGCGCGCGGCGTCCCGAACGCCCTGGCGCAGCGGATCATCGGCTTCCTCACCGACATCCGCCACGGGCAAGAGGACCACGTCACCCCCGACCTCGCCCGCCTGCTCGGCCGCCCCCCCGCCGGACTCCATGACGGCCTCGCCACGCTCTTCCGCCTCCCCGCCCCGCACGCCTGAGGCCGCGCGCCGCCCCGACAAGAAGGCGGTGGCGCTCAGGGGCACGCTGTCGCGCATTTCAGCGCAGGCCCCTCTGCAGGCGTCCCGTTCGACCGGCGCTTGAGCACGAGCGTGACCAGCCGAGGCACCCGTGGACGCCAGCACCGGGGCGACACATCGGACGACGTGGCTCACCCCAAGGTGTCCTGCGTGGGTGGAAGAGCCCGCCAGCATGCCGGACGCGTTCCCAGGTGAACCACGTGGCCGTGGCGCTGATCGGATGGACGCCGTGTTCGCGCTGTCTTCACGCGCGTCTGACCGACACCCTCAGTCGCTGTGGCCAGGCGCGGGCACGCCCTGCAGCGTGAAGTGGAAGGTGCTGCCCACGCCCGGCTGGGATTCCGCCCAGATGCGCCCGCCGTGGCGCTCCACGATCTTCCGGCAGATCGCCAGGCCCATCCCGGTGCCCTCGTACTGCTCGCGCACGTGCAGCCGCTGGAAGATCTGGAACACCCGCTCCGCGTACTCCTGCCCGAACCCGATGCCGTTGTCCACCACCCGGAAATGCCACGCCGCGCCGTCCGGCTCGGCCCGCACGTGCACCTCGGGCGTGACGCCTTCCCGGCGGAACTTCAGGGCGTTTCCGATCAGGTTCTGGAACAACTGCACCAGTTCCGACGGCGCGCCCATAACGGCCGGGAGGGCCTCCACGGTCACGCGCGCGCCTGTGCGTTCCACCGCGTCATGCAGGCGGTCCAGCGCCTCGCGGACCGGCACGGTAACGTCCAGGGGCTCCAGCGGGTCCTGCACCGCGTTCAGGCGTGAGAACACCAGCAGGTCGTCAATCAGGACCTTCATGCGTTGCGCGCCACGCGTCACGAACGCGAGGTACCGCAGGCCCTGCTCGTCCAGCACCCCTGCGTACTTGCGCTCGATCAGCCCCGCGAAGCTGGCGATGGTGCGCAGTGGCTCCTGCAGGTCGTGACTGGCGACGTACGCGAACTTTTCCAGTTCCGCGTTGCTGCGCTCCAGTTCCAGCGTGCGTTCCCGCAGCGCGGCGGCGCTGAGGGCTGCTTCCAGCGCCAGCCCGAGGCTGTGCGCCACGGTTTCCAGCACGGCGCGGTCCATGGCGGTCCACTGCCGATGCTGGAACAGGCCCACCCCGATCAGGCCGTGCAGGGTGTCGCCGACCATCACGGGGAGCATCGCGGCGGCACTCACGTGCTGCACGACGTCCGGGTCAGTGTCCGCGCCGCGTGCGTACTCGTCTTCGTACAGCGGCTCGCGGGTCGTCCACGGCACGTCCAGCGTGGGCGCGTGCCCGAGGGGGAAGCCGTCATCGACGGCCGCCTGCAACCCCGGGTGCCCGAGCGACCCGACCTGCGAGCGGCTCCGCCAGCGGTCCCCGTCCTGCTGCCAGTACAGCGCGTACCCTTCGGGCAGCAGCGACAGCAGAATCTCCTGCGCGCGCCGCACCAGGCCGTCCACGTCCGCCTCGACCGCGAGGTCCCGCGTGAGGTTCGCGAATGCCTCCAGCGCCTGCGCGCGCGCGCCCAGTTCCGCGTTCTGCACGGCGAGGCGCGTCGTCTGCTCCGCGCGTTCCAGCGCCAGCCCGAGGCTGCGCGCCACCGCCTGGAACACTGCCCGTTCACGCGCGGTCCACGCGCGCACCGACGTGGACGCCATCGTGAACAGCGCCGTCGCCTCCCCGCGCACGAAGTACGGCTGGGACGCCGCCGCCCCGTACGGCGCCGCCGCGGCGACCCCTTCTGCGGCCGGGTCCCAGCCGTCCACGAACAGCGCGTCGCGCGCCTCGACGGCCATCGCGAAGCTCGGCAGGTCCACCGGGAAGCCCGCGCGGGCCAGCGCCTGCATGTCCGGCTGGATGTCGTCGGTCATGACCCGCGCCTTCCAGAGCTCCCCGTCGCGTTCGTAGTAGGCGGCGCTCACGTTCCCGAGCGTCGTGCGCAGCACGTTCGTCGCGTGCCGCGCGAGGTCCTGCACGTCCGTGGAGGACGCGGTCCGTTCGCTGAACGCCACGAACGCGTCGAGGGCCACGCGCTGCTCCTCCAGTTCACGCGTGCGTTCCAGCACGCGGCGCTCCAGGGTCGCGTGACTGAACTGCAGCTGCTGGTACAGACGGGCGTTGTCGAGGGCCACGGCAGTCTGCGCGGCGAGGCCCACGGTGAGCGCTTCAGCGCGCGCCGTGAACACCCCCACGTCCGCATGGCCGAAGAACAACCCGCCCAGCACCTCGCCGCTGCGCGCGGTCACGGGCACCGCAAGGTAACTGCGGACCGGCAGGTGCCCGGGCGGCATGCCGTGATGCGGGGCGGTGTGACCGTAGCGCGCGTCCCGCGTGATGTCCGGCGAGCGCACCACGCCCTCGCCGTGGAAGGTCGGCGCGAACACCTGCGTGTTGCGCGGCATCGGGAATGACGAGAACGCCTCGCGCGGCACGCCCGACAGCGTGTAGAGCGTGTAGCTTTCCTGCTGCTCGTTCACGAGGTTGTAGAAGAACGCACCGAACTGCGCGCCCGTCAGTTCCACGCCGGCGTCCGTCACGGCCTGCACGAGCTTGCTGAGGTCCAGTTCTGCGGACAGGGCCTGCCCGATCCGGTTGAGCGTTTCGAGCGTCTCCGCCTGCTCCTGCAGCCGCACTTCGGCGGTGACGCGCCCAAGCGCCTGCGCGCACTGCTGCACGAGCGTCATCAGGAAACGGCGCTCCTCCTCCGAGAAGGTCCGCACCTCCCGGAAGCTGAGGGTCAGGACGCCCCAGAGCGCCCCGTCGACGACCATCGGCAGGGCCGCGATGCTGCGCGTCGCTTCCGCGCGGGTCGTGAGCGACTCCGGGAACTGCTCGTCGAACGCCCGGCCGCCCACGAACACCGGCTCGTGCGTGCGCGCCGCGTGGCAGGTCGGCAGGTCCAGTGTGATCGGGAACCGCGCGTACTGCGCCTTGAGCGCCTCGCTGAACCCGATTGTGCCGCGCAGCTCCAGGGCCTGCCCGTCCGCGGTCGGCCCCGTGAGCGACGCCATGTACGCGCCGGCCGCGGCGACCGCGTGGTTCAGGAGCACGTCCATCACCTGTTCCGGCGTGCTGGCGTCCGCGAGCGCCACCGAGACGCGCTGCAGCGCGGCGGTCTGCTGCCCGGTGGTGACGTCGCGGATCTGCACGGCCAGCGCCTCGCCGTGCGGCACGACGTGGACGCGCACCCACCCGCCGATGGCCGGGTTGAACGCGTCGTACGTGACGGGCCGCCGCTCGCGGCGCACCTCGGCGCGCGCCGCAAGCCAGCGCGCGCTGAACGCCGCCGAGAACTCACCTTCCAGGGAGCGGCCCAGCAGCTGCTCCGGCTGGAGGCGCACCATAGCCGCTGCCGCCGCGTTCGCGTACAGGAAGTTCCCCGCGCCGTCCAGCACGAACGTGGCGTCGCTGCTGGCGTCCATGAGGGACAGGAGCGCGGGCGGCAGTGGCGCGTCAGAGGGCATGGCCATCGTGATCCCGGGGAGAAACTTGCACTGCTGCCCATTGTAGGGCAGGGGCCGCGCCCCACTTCGTTCAGTGCGCCAGCACGGCGGGGCTGTCAGGGTACGTGGGTGGCACGGGCGTGCCCGCTTTCAGCGCCT encodes:
- a CDS encoding aldo/keto reductase family oxidoreductase, which gives rise to MTTPAQHAGTFTLGNRTVHRLGYGAMQLAGPGVFGPPRDPDAARAVLREALTLGINHIDTSDYYGPYVTNQLIYDTLHPYPDDLLIVTKVGARRSDTGAWLPAMAPHELESAVHDNLRRLGLDALDVVNLRLMGDGHGPTDASLAEPLTTLVHLKAQGLIRHIGLSNITPTQLAEAQSLTDIVCVQNMYNLAHRDDDAFIDDLARQGIAYVPFFPLGGFNPLQSAALQNVAASLNATPMQVALAWLLQRAPNILLIPGTSSVHHLRENVAAAHLTLPGTALAALDDLGAPHQTHA
- a CDS encoding SDR family oxidoreductase, with amino-acid sequence MLLITGATGQLGTAVIQQLLRRTPAHHIAALVRDERKAAPLSAAGVHVRVGHYDDPGTLDAAMPGVSTVLLIAGTDEQRRVQQHRNVIEAARRAGVQCLAYTSRDLRDPATLTNTLMLGHVQTEDLIRASGLNHLIFRNILYLDAVLNFVGPDVLDAGIQLPTGDGRVAFALRSELGEAIANALLDEPRGHTTYHLTGSAAYSFADVAAALSDLSGRPVKYTPLTTAAFAERLHARGVPNALAQRIIGFLTDIRHGQEDHVTPDLARLLGRPPAGLHDGLATLFRLPAPHA
- a CDS encoding GAF domain-containing sensor histidine kinase — encoded protein: MPSDAPLPPALLSLMDASSDATFVLDGAGNFLYANAAAAAMVRLQPEQLLGRSLEGEFSAAFSARWLAARAEVRRERRPVTYDAFNPAIGGWVRVHVVPHGEALAVQIRDVTTGQQTAALQRVSVALADASTPEQVMDVLLNHAVAAAGAYMASLTGPTADGQALELRGTIGFSEALKAQYARFPITLDLPTCHAARTHEPVFVGGRAFDEQFPESLTTRAEATRSIAALPMVVDGALWGVLTLSFREVRTFSEEERRFLMTLVQQCAQALGRVTAEVRLQEQAETLETLNRIGQALSAELDLSKLVQAVTDAGVELTGAQFGAFFYNLVNEQQESYTLYTLSGVPREAFSSFPMPRNTQVFAPTFHGEGVVRSPDITRDARYGHTAPHHGMPPGHLPVRSYLAVPVTARSGEVLGGLFFGHADVGVFTARAEALTVGLAAQTAVALDNARLYQQLQFSHATLERRVLERTRELEEQRVALDAFVAFSERTASSTDVQDLARHATNVLRTTLGNVSAAYYERDGELWKARVMTDDIQPDMQALARAGFPVDLPSFAMAVEARDALFVDGWDPAAEGVAAAAPYGAAASQPYFVRGEATALFTMASTSVRAWTARERAVFQAVARSLGLALERAEQTTRLAVQNAELGARAQALEAFANLTRDLAVEADVDGLVRRAQEILLSLLPEGYALYWQQDGDRWRSRSQVGSLGHPGLQAAVDDGFPLGHAPTLDVPWTTREPLYEDEYARGADTDPDVVQHVSAAAMLPVMVGDTLHGLIGVGLFQHRQWTAMDRAVLETVAHSLGLALEAALSAAALRERTLELERSNAELEKFAYVASHDLQEPLRTIASFAGLIERKYAGVLDEQGLRYLAFVTRGAQRMKVLIDDLLVFSRLNAVQDPLEPLDVTVPVREALDRLHDAVERTGARVTVEALPAVMGAPSELVQLFQNLIGNALKFRREGVTPEVHVRAEPDGAAWHFRVVDNGIGFGQEYAERVFQIFQRLHVREQYEGTGMGLAICRKIVERHGGRIWAESQPGVGSTFHFTLQGVPAPGHSD